A single window of Sporosarcina sp. Marseille-Q4943 DNA harbors:
- the paaB gene encoding 1,2-phenylacetyl-CoA epoxidase subunit PaaB, translating to MAEVKTFYQEYEVFSKRTPSSAFQHQFSLLAPNEEMALVLAQENFMRREPVADIWIVNRKHIRKMDAEEKLTLGRLDNKDYRTTKGYGYLKKKWRHYEQEILDEKEILSWGGKRK from the coding sequence ATGGCCGAAGTGAAAACGTTTTATCAAGAATATGAAGTTTTTAGCAAACGGACGCCGAGCTCGGCTTTCCAGCACCAATTCAGCTTACTGGCTCCAAACGAAGAAATGGCTCTCGTTTTGGCACAGGAAAATTTCATGCGCCGCGAACCGGTTGCTGATATTTGGATTGTGAATCGAAAGCACATTAGAAAGATGGATGCAGAAGAGAAATTGACGCTTGGTAGACTTGACAATAAAGATTATCGTACAACGAAAGGCTACGGATACTTAAAGAAAAAGTGGCGTCACTATGAACAGGAAATCTTGGATGAAAAAGAAATCTTGTCATGGGGAGGTAAACGGAAATGA
- the paaX gene encoding phenylacetic acid degradation operon negative regulatory protein PaaX — MIFTIYGDYIRHYGNKIWIGSLIRLLKEFGHNEQSVRVAVSRMMKQGWLNSEKKGNKSYYFLTPRGEIRMEEAASRIFKLIPHEWDGKWRILMYTIPEEKRQIRDELRKELLWSGFGSFSNGCWITPNDLEKEVRLLIDKYGIQDYVDLFLSEYKGPQADRALVEKSWPLNEIEEKYQEFISKYSNKYIIHQSLMNNGQMTDAECFVERTNLVHEYRKFLFVDPGLPKELLPEIWNGNHAAHLFEQYYKLLAQPASRFFEDVFQEDNDMRRKDKSYDADNHPLIID, encoded by the coding sequence ATGATCTTTACAATATACGGAGATTATATCCGTCATTATGGCAATAAAATATGGATTGGCAGCCTGATTCGATTATTGAAGGAATTTGGGCATAATGAACAATCCGTTCGGGTTGCTGTTTCCAGAATGATGAAGCAAGGATGGCTTAATTCCGAGAAGAAAGGGAATAAAAGTTATTATTTCCTGACACCTCGTGGAGAAATTCGTATGGAAGAAGCTGCTAGCCGTATTTTTAAATTGATACCGCACGAGTGGGACGGGAAATGGCGTATCCTTATGTATACGATTCCAGAAGAAAAGAGGCAGATTCGTGATGAACTTCGTAAAGAACTATTATGGAGTGGATTTGGCAGCTTTTCAAACGGGTGCTGGATTACACCGAATGATCTCGAAAAAGAAGTGAGACTGCTCATTGATAAATATGGCATCCAAGATTACGTAGATCTATTTCTGTCCGAATATAAAGGGCCGCAAGCAGACAGAGCACTTGTTGAAAAAAGCTGGCCTCTTAATGAAATCGAAGAGAAGTATCAAGAATTCATTTCGAAGTATAGCAATAAGTACATTATTCATCAAAGCTTGATGAATAATGGGCAAATGACGGATGCAGAGTGCTTCGTGGAAAGGACAAACCTTGTTCATGAATATCGTAAGTTCCTCTTTGTAGACCCTGGGTTACCGAAAGAGTTGCTACCGGAAATATGGAACGGCAATCATGCTGCTCATCTGTTTGAGCAATATTATAAGTTACTTGCGCAACCGGCCAGCCGATTTTTCGAAGACGTATTTCAAGAGGATAACGACATGCGGCGAAAAGACAAATCGTATGATGCAGATAATCATCCGCTCATTATCGATTAA
- a CDS encoding 3-hydroxyacyl-CoA dehydrogenase, translated as MINRIVVVGSGVMGRGIAYVGALGGYSVTLVDINETALQNAKNEIEVIFEKGMKYGKISADTAEHARQKLNYDNSLAKVAGNADLIIEAVPELASIKKQVFEEMEEHASKECYFATNTSTMSPTEIASFGKRPEKTIAMHFFNPVHKMPLVEIVRGLETSDQTAEIIKEVAMNMGKETVVINEFPGFVTSRISALVGNEAFYMLQEGLGTPEEIDKAIKLGLNYPMGPFELVDLVGLDARLNNLKYLHEKLGEKYRPAPLLEQYVKAGRLGRKSGKGVYDYTLGKELVPK; from the coding sequence ATGATTAATCGTATAGTTGTGGTCGGTTCCGGCGTGATGGGTAGAGGGATTGCCTATGTCGGTGCCCTTGGTGGGTACTCAGTTACATTAGTCGATATTAATGAAACTGCACTTCAAAATGCAAAGAATGAAATTGAAGTTATTTTTGAAAAAGGAATGAAGTATGGAAAAATCTCGGCGGACACAGCTGAGCATGCACGCCAAAAACTAAACTACGATAATAGTCTAGCAAAAGTAGCAGGAAACGCTGATTTAATTATTGAAGCCGTACCTGAATTAGCATCCATTAAAAAACAAGTGTTTGAAGAAATGGAAGAACACGCTTCGAAAGAGTGTTATTTTGCAACGAATACATCTACGATGAGTCCGACAGAAATTGCCTCATTTGGTAAACGTCCAGAAAAAACAATTGCTATGCACTTTTTTAATCCGGTACATAAAATGCCGCTTGTCGAAATTGTTCGGGGGTTGGAAACAAGTGATCAGACGGCAGAAATAATTAAAGAAGTAGCCATGAATATGGGGAAAGAAACGGTCGTCATTAATGAATTTCCAGGGTTCGTTACAAGCCGGATTAGCGCACTTGTTGGCAACGAAGCATTTTACATGCTGCAAGAAGGGCTTGGAACACCAGAAGAAATTGATAAAGCGATTAAGCTTGGGTTGAATTATCCGATGGGCCCATTTGAACTCGTGGATTTGGTCGGACTGGATGCACGTCTGAATAACTTAAAATATTTACACGAAAAGCTTGGAGAGAAATATCGTCCTGCGCCTCTTTTGGAGCAATATGTAAAAGCGGGCCGCCTTGGTCGGAAAAGCGGTAAAGGAGTATACGATTATACACTTGGAAAAGAGTTGGTTCCCAAATGA
- a CDS encoding gamma carbonic anhydrase family protein, translated as MLVPYKGDKPELHPTVFVAPGAKVIGKVRVGEESTIWFNTVLRGDEGPITIGKRCSIQDNSTIHLYEGAPVVVEDEVTVGHNVILHGCKVGKRSIIGMGSTILDHAEIGEECIIGANTLIPSGKKIPPRSLVVGSPGKVVRELTEKDFEIIQLSIDSYVEKGYDYREIFQSGDSE; from the coding sequence ATGTTAGTGCCTTATAAGGGAGATAAACCAGAGTTGCATCCTACTGTTTTTGTCGCTCCGGGGGCTAAAGTAATAGGGAAAGTACGAGTAGGAGAAGAATCGACCATCTGGTTTAATACAGTACTGCGGGGAGACGAAGGGCCGATTACTATAGGGAAAAGATGTAGCATCCAAGATAACTCGACAATTCATCTATATGAAGGTGCGCCAGTTGTAGTAGAAGATGAGGTTACGGTAGGACATAACGTCATCTTACATGGATGCAAAGTCGGAAAACGTTCGATTATCGGTATGGGTTCTACAATTCTTGACCATGCAGAAATTGGCGAAGAATGCATTATTGGTGCAAATACGCTAATACCATCCGGTAAGAAAATCCCTCCCCGTTCACTCGTTGTTGGTTCACCAGGAAAAGTAGTGAGGGAACTGACCGAGAAGGATTTCGAAATTATCCAACTATCGATAGACTCATATGTTGAAAAAGGATACGACTACCGGGAGATTTTTCAAAGCGGTGATAGTGAGTGA
- a CDS encoding enoyl-CoA hydratase-related protein, whose translation MTTVLYKKENNIAYVTINREEALNCFNYETLHQLQQVIDSISLDHEVRAVIITGAGDKAFSAGADLKERKTLNETEVRRNVKAIRDAFNSIASLPQPTIAAVNGYALGGGFELMIACDFSIAVEGAVMGLTETSWAIIPGAGGTQRLPRLVGEMKAKELIFTARKITAEEGLELGIVLQVVKKENLLSACERLAYDMMKNGPVAIKQAKYAITQGMNTDLQTGLAIESKAYELIIPTEDRMEALQAFSEKRSPQFMGK comes from the coding sequence ATGACCACTGTTTTATATAAGAAAGAAAACAACATTGCATATGTAACAATCAATCGTGAAGAAGCGTTGAATTGCTTTAATTACGAAACACTTCATCAGCTTCAGCAGGTGATCGATTCGATTTCGCTTGATCATGAGGTAAGAGCGGTCATTATAACAGGTGCAGGAGATAAAGCATTTAGTGCAGGTGCTGACCTAAAAGAACGGAAGACACTGAATGAAACAGAGGTTAGGAGAAATGTCAAAGCGATCAGAGATGCGTTCAACAGTATCGCAAGTCTTCCACAGCCGACAATCGCAGCAGTGAACGGCTATGCATTAGGCGGCGGTTTTGAACTGATGATTGCTTGTGACTTTTCAATTGCAGTAGAGGGTGCGGTAATGGGACTAACGGAGACGAGTTGGGCGATTATTCCAGGCGCGGGTGGGACGCAACGTCTTCCAAGACTCGTGGGGGAAATGAAAGCGAAAGAACTAATCTTCACAGCAAGAAAAATCACAGCTGAAGAAGGGCTTGAGCTCGGTATTGTTTTACAAGTTGTGAAAAAGGAAAATCTCCTATCCGCTTGTGAGAGACTCGCCTACGATATGATGAAAAATGGTCCGGTTGCTATTAAGCAAGCTAAATATGCAATTACACAAGGGATGAACACCGATTTGCAGACGGGGCTTGCAATTGAATCGAAAGCGTATGAATTAATCATCCCAACCGAAGATCGAATGGAAGCTCTTCAAGCTTTCAGTGAAAAAAGAAGTCCGCAATTTATGGGTAAATAA
- a CDS encoding nitronate monooxygenase family protein, producing the protein MIYLCEKLQIDYPIIQGGMGNISNAQLAAAVSEAGGLGTIGCGTMTPEEVENIILETKQRTKKNFAVNIAVGVSPYVDKMIDLVIKHEVPIVSLSAGNPAPFIPRLHSHNVIVLAVVASVKHAQKAEAAGADVVVVEGFEAAGINSNLELTTFTLIPQIVKHVTIPVVAAGGIGDGKGLAAALMLGASGVQIGTRLIATKEAPFHDKYKQHLVEASDTETLIIGRSVDRIRRVLKTPYAMKLKEFDKAGMSLEQYSELTSEIQHVKGAIEGDMENGFLNSGQVAGLIEDIPSVKELLDSMMEEGGNLLEKLTEEFRRGIKRI; encoded by the coding sequence ATGATATATCTATGTGAGAAGTTACAGATTGACTATCCGATTATCCAAGGGGGGATGGGGAACATTAGTAATGCGCAGCTCGCTGCTGCAGTGTCTGAAGCAGGGGGACTTGGTACAATCGGGTGCGGCACTATGACCCCAGAGGAAGTAGAAAATATAATACTTGAAACAAAACAGCGGACGAAGAAGAATTTTGCGGTTAATATTGCAGTTGGCGTTTCCCCTTATGTGGACAAGATGATTGATCTCGTCATTAAGCATGAAGTTCCAATCGTTTCTCTATCAGCAGGAAACCCGGCTCCATTTATACCTAGACTCCATAGCCATAACGTAATTGTACTTGCAGTCGTAGCTTCAGTGAAGCATGCACAAAAAGCGGAAGCTGCGGGAGCTGATGTAGTAGTGGTTGAGGGGTTTGAAGCAGCAGGCATTAACTCCAACTTGGAACTGACAACGTTCACGTTAATTCCGCAAATTGTGAAGCATGTAACGATTCCGGTCGTTGCTGCAGGTGGAATCGGCGACGGTAAAGGATTGGCGGCTGCCCTTATGTTAGGAGCGAGTGGTGTACAAATCGGTACTCGTTTGATCGCAACGAAAGAAGCGCCGTTTCATGACAAGTACAAACAACATCTTGTGGAAGCAAGTGATACCGAAACGTTAATTATCGGGCGGAGCGTTGACCGGATAAGAAGAGTCTTAAAGACACCCTATGCTATGAAACTAAAAGAATTTGATAAAGCAGGCATGTCATTGGAGCAATACAGTGAACTGACGTCAGAAATCCAACATGTCAAAGGTGCGATTGAAGGCGATATGGAAAACGGATTTCTTAATAGCGGCCAGGTTGCAGGGTTAATTGAAGACATTCCAAGTGTTAAAGAATTGCTGGACAGTATGATGGAAGAGGGAGGAAATCTGCTAGAGAAATTGACAGAGGAGTTTAGAAGAGGGATCAAGAGAATTTAA
- a CDS encoding enoyl-CoA hydratase/isomerase family protein encodes MTGFEFIETSTEGNGVAVIYLNRPRQLNSLNRKMVSEIVAAMEEYDRDETVRVIVLTGHGRAFSAGADIDEMASDDPISLELLNQFADWDRLALIKKPIIGAVKGFVFGGGFELALCCDLLIAASGTEFSFPEVGLGVMPGAGGTQRLTKLAGRTKAIEWLWTGERISAETALKHGVINKIVAPELLMEETLKFANRLAKQPPLSLRLIKDSVNKAVDYPLYEGMQYERKNFYLLFASQDQKEGMNAFVEKRKPDYQGK; translated from the coding sequence ATGACCGGTTTCGAATTTATCGAAACTTCCACTGAGGGAAACGGCGTAGCGGTCATATATCTGAATCGCCCTCGTCAGTTAAACTCATTGAATCGAAAAATGGTCAGTGAAATCGTTGCAGCAATGGAAGAATATGATCGTGATGAAACTGTTCGCGTCATCGTGCTTACTGGCCATGGCCGTGCTTTTTCAGCGGGAGCTGATATTGATGAAATGGCAAGTGACGACCCGATCAGCCTTGAACTATTGAATCAATTTGCGGATTGGGACCGTTTAGCTCTTATTAAAAAACCAATAATCGGTGCTGTAAAAGGGTTTGTTTTTGGCGGAGGGTTCGAGCTTGCTCTATGTTGTGACCTATTAATCGCAGCTAGCGGAACAGAGTTTTCATTTCCGGAAGTAGGTCTGGGCGTCATGCCAGGTGCAGGAGGTACCCAGCGGTTGACGAAACTTGCAGGCCGTACGAAAGCGATTGAATGGCTATGGACCGGGGAGCGGATTTCTGCTGAAACGGCCCTTAAACATGGAGTCATAAACAAAATCGTTGCACCTGAACTACTAATGGAGGAAACGCTGAAGTTCGCTAATCGGCTCGCAAAACAACCTCCACTATCGTTGCGCCTCATCAAGGATTCGGTAAATAAAGCAGTGGATTATCCATTGTATGAAGGAATGCAATATGAACGGAAGAATTTTTATTTACTATTCGCTTCGCAGGATCAAAAAGAAGGCATGAACGCTTTCGTGGAAAAAAGGAAACCCGATTATCAGGGGAAGTAA
- a CDS encoding acetyl-CoA C-acyltransferase — protein MREVVIVDAVRTPIGRYSGALKDVRPDDLGAVVIRALVERNSGLPIKKIEEVVLGNANQAGEDNRNVARMSGLLAGLPVEVAGTTINRLCGSGLDAVMYAARAIAVGDGDIYIAGGTESMTRAPLVMAKPDKAFPRGNMELQDTTIGWRFTNNKLKEMYGVDTMPQTAENVAQRYTITRESQDLFAYESQQRAKKAIEENRFAEEIVPVVYKDRKGNEITVDQDEHPRPDTTLEKLGKLKPIFEGGTVTAGNASGVNDGASALLLMSAEKAKELNFTPLAKYVVGATAGLEPAVMGLGPIYASRKAIERAGLSTKDIGLVELNEAFASQALECIRQLELDDKKVNVNGGAIAFGHPLGASGARILTTLLYEMKKQDVKYGLATMCIGVGQGIAAIIENVTE, from the coding sequence ATGAGAGAAGTAGTCATAGTAGATGCTGTCCGTACACCAATTGGAAGATATAGTGGGGCGTTAAAAGACGTACGTCCAGATGATTTAGGAGCGGTCGTTATAAGAGCACTTGTCGAAAGGAATTCCGGCCTGCCCATAAAGAAAATCGAAGAAGTTGTCCTCGGAAATGCTAATCAGGCCGGGGAAGATAACCGAAATGTAGCTCGAATGTCCGGCTTATTAGCGGGTCTTCCTGTCGAAGTGGCGGGTACGACGATTAACCGTCTTTGTGGTTCGGGGCTTGACGCTGTTATGTACGCTGCAAGAGCAATCGCAGTTGGTGATGGCGATATTTACATTGCGGGCGGAACGGAAAGCATGACGCGTGCACCTCTTGTCATGGCAAAGCCTGATAAAGCATTTCCGCGTGGCAATATGGAATTACAAGATACAACAATCGGCTGGCGTTTTACGAATAATAAGCTGAAAGAAATGTATGGTGTAGATACGATGCCACAGACAGCTGAAAACGTCGCGCAACGGTATACGATAACACGAGAAAGTCAGGATTTATTTGCTTATGAAAGCCAGCAACGTGCAAAAAAAGCAATAGAAGAAAATCGTTTTGCTGAAGAAATCGTCCCGGTTGTCTATAAAGACAGGAAAGGGAACGAAATCACTGTGGATCAGGATGAACATCCACGACCAGATACAACGCTTGAAAAGCTTGGTAAACTGAAGCCGATATTTGAAGGTGGCACCGTTACTGCAGGCAACGCCTCGGGTGTCAATGACGGTGCGTCCGCTTTGCTTCTAATGAGTGCCGAGAAAGCGAAAGAACTGAATTTTACCCCCCTTGCGAAATATGTTGTTGGGGCAACAGCGGGACTCGAACCTGCTGTAATGGGACTTGGACCAATTTATGCCTCAAGAAAAGCAATTGAACGAGCAGGTCTATCTACAAAAGACATTGGACTTGTTGAATTGAATGAAGCTTTTGCTTCTCAGGCGCTTGAGTGTATACGCCAGTTGGAATTAGACGATAAAAAAGTAAACGTCAATGGTGGAGCAATCGCTTTTGGGCATCCTTTGGGGGCGAGCGGTGCCCGAATTCTAACAACCCTACTCTATGAAATGAAAAAACAGGATGTTAAATATGGACTAGCAACAATGTGTATTGGGGTAGGTCAGGGTATTGCAGCAATAATTGAGAATGTAACGGAATAA
- the paaD gene encoding 1,2-phenylacetyl-CoA epoxidase subunit PaaD produces the protein MATTEKVSTERVFEVLMGVKDPEIDSVSIIDLGMVEEVTTSGNNVKVVLLPTFLGCPALEIIKKNTIDAIKKLPEVEEVEVEFVFHPPWTSDRITEAGHVNLRAFGIAPPPRHFEEDGSWHVDCAYCGSTYVTMENIFGPTACRSILYCKSCKNVFEAMKPVSTLM, from the coding sequence ATGGCTACAACTGAAAAAGTTTCCACTGAGCGAGTATTTGAAGTACTTATGGGCGTGAAAGACCCAGAAATTGATTCGGTGAGCATTATTGACCTTGGTATGGTTGAAGAAGTCACCACCTCGGGGAATAACGTAAAAGTTGTTCTACTTCCGACTTTCTTAGGATGCCCGGCATTAGAGATTATTAAAAAGAATACGATCGATGCCATTAAAAAACTACCAGAAGTGGAAGAAGTCGAAGTCGAATTCGTCTTTCATCCGCCGTGGACGTCAGATCGTATTACAGAAGCAGGGCATGTCAATCTGCGGGCGTTTGGAATAGCTCCACCCCCCCGACATTTTGAAGAAGACGGCTCGTGGCATGTAGATTGTGCCTATTGTGGATCCACATATGTGACAATGGAAAACATTTTCGGCCCGACTGCGTGCAGAAGCATTTTGTATTGTAAGAGCTGTAAAAATGTATTTGAGGCAATGAAACCTGTTTCAACACTAATGTAA
- a CDS encoding enoyl-CoA hydratase-related protein, translating to MFETIRYEVKEGIAWLYLHRPDKLNAFIAQMNREVKDAVKSASTDDEVRCIVITGEGRAFCSGQDLSEVDENMDHGQVLRDHYGPMIKQLRDCEKPIIAAVNGVAAGAGFSLALACDFRLISERASFVNAFVHVGLIPDSGNLYYLTKLVGHAKATELAMLGEKVPAAEAVEMGLANRLIPVDTWEEDVTAFAARLAALPTKAIGLIKRSLKATSTLSFEDYLEQEAQGQRIAGLTKDHREGVNAFMQKRQPVYSGQ from the coding sequence ATGTTTGAGACGATCCGCTATGAAGTTAAAGAAGGAATTGCATGGCTTTATTTACATCGCCCCGACAAATTGAATGCTTTTATCGCACAGATGAACCGAGAAGTGAAAGATGCAGTCAAATCCGCTTCCACTGATGATGAAGTTCGGTGCATTGTCATAACAGGCGAAGGAAGGGCATTTTGTTCCGGACAGGATTTATCAGAGGTCGATGAGAACATGGATCATGGTCAAGTGTTACGAGACCATTACGGTCCGATGATTAAGCAACTTAGAGATTGTGAAAAACCGATTATTGCAGCTGTAAATGGAGTTGCTGCAGGAGCTGGTTTTAGCCTAGCACTTGCGTGTGACTTCAGACTTATTTCCGAACGCGCCAGTTTTGTAAACGCTTTCGTACATGTCGGTCTTATTCCGGACTCCGGTAATCTCTATTACCTGACAAAACTTGTAGGGCATGCCAAAGCAACGGAACTAGCCATGTTAGGAGAGAAAGTGCCAGCTGCTGAGGCAGTGGAAATGGGCCTTGCGAACCGATTGATTCCAGTAGATACATGGGAAGAAGATGTTACCGCATTCGCAGCACGACTTGCAGCTTTGCCAACGAAAGCAATTGGGTTGATCAAACGTTCCTTGAAGGCAACATCCACACTCTCTTTTGAAGACTATCTTGAACAAGAAGCCCAAGGACAGCGGATAGCGGGTCTAACAAAGGATCATCGTGAAGGCGTTAACGCATTTATGCAAAAAAGACAACCTGTCTACTCAGGACAATAG
- a CDS encoding EthD family reductase translates to MAKLIALYKHPENKEEFDNHYFNVHAPITAKIPGLREMKVTKFTGSPMGGEGKYYLMCEMYYDSLEDLQQGLRSPEGKASGKDLMGFAGNLVTLMIGEDA, encoded by the coding sequence ATGGCTAAATTAATCGCACTGTACAAACACCCTGAAAACAAAGAGGAATTTGATAATCATTACTTCAACGTTCATGCGCCGATTACAGCGAAAATTCCAGGACTTCGTGAAATGAAAGTGACAAAATTCACAGGATCTCCAATGGGAGGAGAGGGCAAATACTATCTCATGTGTGAGATGTATTATGACAGTTTGGAAGACTTGCAGCAGGGATTACGATCACCTGAAGGAAAAGCGTCGGGCAAGGACTTGATGGGGTTTGCAGGGAATCTTGTTACATTAATGATTGGTGAGGATGCATAA
- a CDS encoding aldehyde dehydrogenase, with product MTTIQEGTTERESMKRDYYKLFINGEQVDSSSGERTKIYNPATGELLAEVAKATKEDAEKAVRAARDSFDNGKWKITPAGRRARVLNKIAEIMGSRFNELVELEILNTGKSLAAAKGQIAQAIEDFEFYAGAIVGHGGSVNNVPGQFHNYTEKEPLGVCAQIIPWNYPLMMAAWKIAPAIAAGCSVVIKPASLTPLTAIVLGEICHEAGVPAGVVNIVPGSGSEIGNYLVEHELVNKVAFTGSTPIGKDIMARAAGTVKRVTLELGGKSPSLVFEDADIDAAVDGSLYGAFNNTGQSCDARSRIYIHENVYDEFVEKLIAKTEKLVLGNPFDKGTHVGAVIDQNQLDTVKMYVQSAIDEGAEVLTGGKELKPEGFENGFWYAPTIIGNVTQDMKVVREEIFGPVVVVSKFKDEKEAIALANDTDFGLASSIWSTNTATTKRVANQIQAGIVMINTPFSAFPGTPFGGYKQSGFGRELSAESLDLYTETKSIMSYFGSRPVNPFGL from the coding sequence ATGACAACAATTCAAGAAGGAACAACAGAGCGAGAATCGATGAAACGTGACTACTACAAACTATTCATTAACGGTGAACAAGTCGATAGCAGCAGTGGGGAGCGCACAAAGATTTATAATCCGGCGACTGGTGAACTACTTGCTGAAGTAGCAAAAGCGACGAAAGAAGACGCTGAAAAAGCTGTTCGTGCTGCGAGGGATTCGTTTGATAACGGGAAGTGGAAAATAACTCCTGCAGGACGTCGTGCACGCGTATTAAACAAAATAGCGGAAATTATGGGCTCACGCTTTAATGAGCTTGTGGAGCTAGAAATTCTAAATACCGGAAAATCACTTGCAGCTGCGAAAGGGCAGATTGCACAGGCAATTGAAGACTTTGAGTTTTATGCGGGCGCTATCGTTGGACACGGTGGATCGGTAAACAACGTACCTGGACAATTCCATAACTACACAGAAAAAGAACCACTTGGTGTGTGCGCGCAAATCATTCCGTGGAACTATCCACTTATGATGGCTGCTTGGAAGATTGCGCCGGCTATTGCTGCAGGATGCTCGGTCGTTATTAAGCCCGCTTCACTAACACCGCTTACAGCTATTGTTCTGGGAGAAATTTGTCATGAAGCAGGCGTACCAGCGGGTGTTGTTAACATTGTACCTGGATCTGGTTCCGAGATTGGTAACTACTTGGTGGAACATGAACTAGTGAATAAAGTTGCGTTTACAGGTTCTACACCAATTGGAAAAGACATTATGGCAAGAGCAGCAGGAACAGTCAAACGCGTAACACTTGAGCTAGGCGGGAAATCCCCAAGCCTTGTGTTTGAGGATGCAGATATTGATGCAGCTGTCGATGGTTCACTCTACGGTGCATTCAATAACACGGGTCAATCTTGTGATGCACGTTCACGTATCTATATTCATGAAAATGTGTACGACGAGTTCGTTGAGAAGTTAATTGCAAAAACAGAAAAACTTGTACTTGGGAATCCATTTGATAAAGGAACACACGTAGGTGCGGTTATCGATCAAAACCAGTTGGACACAGTGAAAATGTATGTTCAGTCTGCAATCGATGAAGGTGCTGAAGTCCTCACGGGTGGTAAGGAATTGAAACCAGAAGGCTTCGAAAACGGATTTTGGTATGCCCCGACAATAATCGGAAACGTAACACAAGACATGAAAGTTGTTCGTGAAGAAATCTTTGGTCCTGTTGTCGTCGTTTCGAAGTTTAAAGACGAAAAAGAGGCAATCGCCTTAGCGAATGATACGGATTTCGGCCTAGCTTCTTCTATTTGGTCAACAAATACTGCAACTACAAAACGTGTTGCAAACCAAATTCAAGCGGGAATCGTTATGATCAATACACCGTTCTCGGCATTCCCAGGCACGCCATTTGGTGGCTATAAACAATCCGGATTTGGCCGTGAGCTGTCAGCCGAATCGCTTGATCTGTACACGGAAACGAAAAGCATCATGTCGTACTTCGGCAGCCGTCCAGTAAATCCATTCGGGCTCTAG
- the paaC gene encoding 1,2-phenylacetyl-CoA epoxidase subunit PaaC translates to MSEIENVLTAEHKEAIISLLFQLADDDFLYAYRGSEWLGLAPHIEEDVASSSISQDSMGHAAMYYKLLEDLGVGKADDLAHTRPANERRNSVLTERVNGEGYYMETPNYDWAYQVVRSYFYTQAKKVKVDSLVQSSYRPVAEVAVKVKMEIYYHRLHWETWFKQLLSSTDVAKQKMNEAITLVMNDFGDVFSYGNQKQAIEKYKLIDSEEKLKENWIASIKPVFAALQMDVLTIPENPTNNGRNGEHTVDLDEALQTLSEVYKLDPVASW, encoded by the coding sequence ATGAGCGAAATCGAAAATGTACTGACCGCGGAACACAAAGAAGCAATCATAAGCTTGTTATTCCAATTAGCGGATGATGATTTCTTGTATGCTTATCGGGGATCTGAGTGGCTCGGACTCGCTCCTCACATTGAGGAAGATGTCGCTTCTTCTTCAATTAGCCAAGACAGTATGGGGCATGCAGCTATGTACTACAAACTTCTTGAAGATTTAGGGGTGGGGAAGGCTGATGATCTGGCCCATACGCGACCGGCAAATGAGAGAAGAAACAGCGTTTTAACAGAGCGAGTAAACGGGGAAGGCTATTATATGGAAACACCAAACTATGACTGGGCATATCAAGTTGTTAGAAGTTATTTTTACACGCAAGCAAAAAAAGTTAAAGTCGATTCGTTAGTCCAAAGCTCGTATAGACCAGTTGCTGAAGTCGCAGTGAAAGTGAAAATGGAGATTTATTATCACAGGCTGCATTGGGAAACTTGGTTTAAACAATTATTGAGTTCTACCGATGTCGCAAAACAGAAAATGAATGAAGCAATTACTCTCGTTATGAATGACTTTGGAGATGTATTCTCCTATGGAAATCAAAAACAAGCAATTGAAAAATATAAACTGATAGACAGTGAGGAAAAATTGAAAGAAAACTGGATAGCTAGCATCAAACCAGTGTTTGCTGCTCTGCAAATGGATGTATTGACGATTCCGGAAAATCCTACGAATAACGGAAGGAATGGCGAACATACAGTAGATTTGGACGAAGCATTGCAGACACTTTCAGAAGTTTACAAGTTAGATCCGGTGGCTTCCTGGTGA